In the genome of Aspergillus luchuensis IFO 4308 DNA, chromosome 2, nearly complete sequence, one region contains:
- a CDS encoding uncharacterized protein (COG:S;~EggNog:ENOG410PZ72), giving the protein MASTKMSPQNMNKKSWESLSSTFSQLEVSISHDSCYASDEVSVVSTKQTTSNTSGVSGPVTATEPSLGSFLKPILKRPYSEIEEDEESESGYASENSEYDYDAIFEDSDDDDDDMYHVSGWDDASDIMSDSCDEDDAESLDGSFISFGPMVRFDTNIRYIDAPDSLDDDEDSEAELTGHELMERALASGTLRFKESVDELDVNDIEDDELSSTLESIKQLPEEHTSDIVDLDKRLFLAYMNGINGIRDLEYKARLRKQANDFYIGRLDSPYLDLDSASGTYFDNVLNHVIGLFRNIVAKEDFGELANLVNEEGASDRPSRAGRSHNKDLLAKIENLLSERLACDTNVGPDELSFFTSGVAYALENWNGFLVH; this is encoded by the coding sequence ATGGCCTCTACCAAAATGAGCCCTCAAAACATGAACAAAAAGTCATGGGAGTCTCTCTCTTCAACGTTTTCTCAACTTGAAGTATCGATCTCTCATGACAGTTGCTATGCCTCGGACGAAGTCTCTGTCGTGTCGACCAAGCAAACCACCTCGAACACCTCTGGTGTATCAGGCCCGGTGACTGCAACCGAACCGTCTCTTGGTTCCTTCCTGAAGCCCATCTTGAAAAGACCGTATTCCGaaatcgaagaagatgaggaatcAGAGTCGGGCTATGCATCGGAAAACTCGGAATACGACTATGATGCGATATTTGAAGAcagtgatgacgatgatgatgatatgtaCCATGTCTCCGGGTGGGACGACGCATCTGATATAATGTCAGACTCATGTGACGAAGACGATGCCGAATCCTTGGATGGATCTTTCATCTCTTTTGGACCCATGGTTCGATTTGACACGAACATACGCTATATCGATGCTCCAGATTCGCtggacgacgatgaagactCTGAAGCAGAGCTGACTGGCCACGAGCTAATGGAACGTGCACTGGCATCTGGCACGCTCCGGTTCAAGGAGTCAGTTGACGAGCTGGACGTCAACGAcatcgaggatgacgaaCTCAGCAGTACGCTCGAGTCGATCAAACAGCTGCCTGAAGAGCACACCAGCGACATCGTCGATCTGGACAAGAGGCTGTTTCTTGCCTACATGAATGGCATCAACGGGATTCGCGATCTCGAATACAAAGCCCGCCTTCGCAAACAGGCCAATGACTTCTACATCGGTCGTCTGGACTCGCCGTACTTGGACCTGGATAGTGCCAGCGGTACCTATTTTGACAATGTGCTGAATCACGTCATTGGGCTTTTCCGCAACATAGTTGCCAAGGAGGACTTTGGAGAACTTGCCAACCTCGTTAACGAAGAAGGCGCCTCTGACCGTCCCTCGAGAGCCGGTAGAAGTCACAATAAGGACTTGCTGGCCAAGATCGAGAATCTACTCTCCGAAAGACTAGCGTGTGACACCAACGTAGGGCCAGACGAGCTAAGCTTCTTCACCAGCGGTGTTGCGTATGCACTGGAAAATTGGAATGGCTTTTTGGTCCACTAG
- a CDS encoding uncharacterized protein (TransMembrane:1 (i54-81o)), whose protein sequence is MACGKGMGRSARAIGMGWAISRGCVFLDGTFPAYLALVESSWNVHRIQRRIQRLGPIVAIQIGALCLLFVCFVYFAFSALFSSIVNSSNCSNTASAFHHHFEPSSSPRPFWTDTRLS, encoded by the coding sequence ATGGCTTGTGGGAAAGGCATGGGCCGTTCTGCTCGAGCAATTGGGATGGGGTGGGCCATATCGAGGGGCTGCGTATTCCTTGATGGCACATTCCCTGCCTATCTTGCCCTTGTTGAGAGCTCTTGGAATGTGCACAGAATCCAGCGGAGAATCCAGAGGCTGGGGCCCATCGTAGCAATTCAAATAGGAGCCCTCTGTctgttgtttgtttgctttgtcTACTTTGCATTTTCTGCACTGTTTTCTTCGATTGTCAACTCGTCAAACTGTTCCAACACTGCCAGTGCATTCCATCATCACTTCGagccatcgtcatcaccgcGGCCATTTTGGACGGATACTCGGCTAAGCTAG
- the wetA gene encoding developmental regulatory protein WetA (COG:S;~EggNog:ENOG410PS4B;~InterPro:IPR040112) — MDNSSVDGNKDVSFPGDLDQIFQLESLSSDCGEHSPAISTSTAQPHQQTAQNWSKDFWCLSQNADSSTSQGQNFSLQDTVHPSAVSELGVNFEAPPTACAPETRPSPSTPPATPSRKTTKSAVTTPKVIRRHREPNDRRGPLHKQSFSPGITRSSQPQRNRMAYQEAWAQRFNNFSFRSSDERLPLSPPPSDILVQQENMAADNSAAHLNRTESLPKASAEMPPQYDTGIFNQSPAISMPSPSTAALAGQPPRYLSQSSGSGLPTSRPPSADDIFSSPHSSGPQSMSSWHSDSLGSSGIPYSTPDLSGQDGQAWWSPMASRVPQRQPSYQQMVASPAAQRPIQNSASQSDMLQGGLMIQLDPSSYDLSNTHSSFPSAGLPSAPNGHESRAYMQPTAAPVDSSSFVTPQIPPSHSRSPSLSPGSGSPKSGSMMHNGHRRSFQRQSMNRKLSSNSMSAPKPVKAPHSSSGSPKGGNKAVTVSFVNFTQNDSKRILTGVAPSGSSKTKARREQEARARRREISEAALQAVRSAGGDVEALEAILC; from the coding sequence ATGGACAACTCCAGTGTGGATGGCAACAAAGATGTTTCATTCCCTGGCGATCTTGACCAAATATTTCAGCTTGAGTCATTGTCCAGCGACTGTGGCGAGCACTCTCCGGCCATCTCCACATCAACAGCGCAACCCCATCAGCAAACAGCCCAAAATTGGAGCAAAGACTTCTGGTGTTTGTCCCAAAACGCGGACTCTTCTACCAGCCAAGGCCAAAATTTCTCTCTACAGGACACTGTTCACCCATCTGCCGTTTCTGAGCTTGGTGTCAACTTTGAAGCTCCGCCGACAGCGTGCGCTCCGGAAACCCGCCCTTCTCCGTCGACTCCTCCAGCAACTCCTAGTCGTAAGACCACCAAGAGTGCTGTGACTACGCCCAAGGTGATCCGTCGTCATCGCGAACCTAATGATCGTCGTGGTCCGCTGCACAAGCAGAGCTTCTCTCCTGGCATAACACGCTCCTCTCAACCTCAACGAAACAGAATGGCGTATCAAGAAGCCTGGGCGCAGCGATTCAACAACTTCAGCTTTCGCAGCTCGGATGAACGCTTGCCTCTGTCCCCACCACCTTCCGATATCCTCGTTCAACAGGAGAATATGGCAGCAGACAACTCTGCTGCCCACTTGAACCGCACCGAATCACTACCCAAGGCATCAGCTGAAATGCCTCCCCAATATGACACCGGCATCTTCAACCAATCGCCGGCTATCTCCATgccttctccatcaacaGCTGCGCTAGCGGGGCAGCCCCCGAGATATTTAAGCCAGTCCAGCGGCTCGGGGTTGCCCACCTCAAGGCCCCCGTCGGCTGACgacatcttctcttccccacaTTCTTCAGGCCCTCAGTCCATGTCTTCCTGGCATTCCGACTCTCTTGGCTCTTCTGGGATTCCGTACAGCACCCCCGACCTGAGTGGACAAGATGGCCAAGCATGGTGGTCGCCAATGGCTTCGAGAGTCCCACAGCGACAGCCTTCGTATCAGCAGATGGTGGCGTCCCCAGCTGCACAGAGACCGATCCAGAACTCTGCAAGTCAGAGTGACATGCTGCAAGGGGGCCTTATGATTCAACTGGACCCGTCGTCATACGATCTTTCTAACACACATTCGTCATTCCCCTCGGCCGGCCTGCCTTCCGCTCCAAATGGTCATGAGAGCCGCGCCTACATGCAGCCCACTGCAGCACCAGTGGATTCGTCGTCATTCGTCACCCCTCAGATTCCCCCTTCCCATTCACGCTCTCCATCGCTGTCTCCGGGCTCAGGCTCACCAAAGAGTGGAAGCATGATGCACAATGGCCACCGGAGGTCATTTCAGCGCCAAAGTATGAACCGAAAGCTTTCCTCCAATTCTATGAGCGCACCCAAACCAGTCAAGGCCCCCCACAGTTCATCGGGGAGTCCAAAGGGAGGCAACAAGGCCGTCACCGTATCCTTCGTGAATTTCACACAAAATGATTCCAAGAGGATCCTCACCGGTGTCGCACCCAGTGGCAGCTCCAAGACTAAGGCACGACGTGAGCAAGAAGCCCGCGCTCGACGCCGCGAAATCAGCGAAGCTGCCTTGCAAGCCGTCCGGAGTGCCGGAGGAGATGTTGAAGCTCTGGAGGCAATTCTATGCTAA
- a CDS encoding uncharacterized protein (COG:S;~EggNog:ENOG410PQ2I;~InterPro:IPR007763;~PFAM:PF05071;~go_component: GO:0016020 - membrane [Evidence IEA];~go_function: GO:0008137 - NADH dehydrogenase (ubiquinone) activity [Evidence IEA];~go_function: GO:0009055 - electron transfer activity [Evidence IEA]), translating into MSPINSLWFKWKGLRLPWRRSFLVGTDLHGNTFWEFKDQLNAGRFRRIVKTDPKTHLADVQVSPQWHQWLRYVRADPPSIQEQQQDIIRQMQIKELARLADERWASKPSYLDMPKSQQQPLPATNTSDATVAQANKSPSEDTQTATAEAAKKNDPWAKAAAGAPGQKWQPDSWSPTASKR; encoded by the exons ATGAGTCCGATCAACAGTCTTTGGTTCAAGTGGAAGGGCCTTCGCCTACCCTGGCGCAGGTCGTTCCTCGTCG GCACCGACCTACACGGAAACACCTTCTGGGAATTCAAGGACCAACTCAACGCCGGCCGCTTCCGCCGCATCGTCAAAACCGATCCCAAAACCCACCTCGCCGATGTCCAAGTAAGCC CACAATGGCACCAATGGCTTCGTTATGTCCGCGCAGaccccccatccatccaagaacaacaacaagacaTCATCCGACAAATGCAAATCAAGGAATTAGCCCGTCTGGCCGATGAGCGCTGGGCCAGCAAACCATCATATCTGGATATGCCCAaatcccaacaacaaccgctcCCCGCCACCAACACGAGTGATGCGACAGTAGCCCAAGCAAACAAGAGCCCTTCGGAGGATACGCAGACGGCAACCGCGGAGGctgcgaagaagaatgacCCCTGGGCGAAGGCGGCGGCAGGCGCTCCGGGTCAGAAGTGGCAGCCTGATTCGTGGAGCCCGACTGCGTCGAAGAGATGA
- a CDS encoding calponin homology domain protein (COG:Z;~EggNog:ENOG410PGZF;~InterPro:IPR003096,IPR001715,IPR036872;~PFAM:PF00307;~go_function: GO:0005515 - protein binding [Evidence IEA]) → MASVTSLDKDLRSLRLSRYTPQAAAEVRDWIEEVLHEKLPPGDLLDALKDGVALCRLVNLAVSPGVKYKQSSMPFVQMENISHFLRACQMQPISLPPHDVFLTVDLYEAKDPAQVLQCLTSFSRRANALQPSKFPRALGPQSKAATLSPHATGSSQGAYTPTKSSVSGHSSPARSPKPVSSWSKKSDEFVTAPAWNIHQYGYMGGANQGSMGVAFGARRQITTAAPRVPSLAEKEKRRKEEEERQVLEKQEAERQRQQEREAEEERARIEEERRWEEETNRLREQERRQVEEERKRWDAQQRKWEEEERQRLREEKETEDRLERERLQRREAQDSRLNGQFLSQYQASLPAASPVPPVSSENRERQRIRELERELERAKERERQYERERQDIQERATKSPPRSPRPAQPSYDLSSLEQERRMLRTEWQKNHDEPLTESDIPPSMPPRPLPEPVISAEDKPSTPPRPLPDPTGAKPPMPPRPLPDPTSYTPPSQSPYTQESRVDRFLASNRPPVAPKPAAHRPQDYTTTAEVDAENSRRAAAQEKTKAGGWASKSLLEREMERERERQREWEENQRQTQEAAARAGSSIAGAKRQIIGPRPPP, encoded by the exons ATGGCCTCCGTCACCTCGCTTGACAAGGACTTGCGCAGTCTGCGCTTGTCCCGCTATACCCCGCAGGCAGCCGCGGAAGTCCGCGACTGGATCGAGGAAGTGTTACACGAAAAGCTCCCGCCAGGAGATCTCCTGGATGCTTTGAAAGATGGCGTTGCACTCTGCAG GCTGGTCAACTTGGCCGTCTCCCCCGGCGTCAAGTACAAGCAGTCCTCTATGCCGTTCGTGCAAATGGAGAACATCTCTCACTTCCTTCGCGCATGCCAAATGCAGCCCATCAGCCTCCCTCCGCACGATGTCTTCCTGACCGTCGATCTCTACGAAGCCAAGGACCCCGCACAAGTCCTACAATGTCTTACGTCTTTCAGTCGTCGGGCCAATGCTCTCCAGCCTAGCAAGTTCCCTCGCGCACTCGGCCCTCAAAGCAAGGCAGCCACTCTGAGCCCGCATGCCACCGGTTCCAGTCAAGGCGCTTATACCCCCACCAAGTCGAGTGTATCCGGTCACTCCAGCCCGGCAAGATCCCCGAAGCCAGTCAGCAGCTGGAGCAAGAAGTCTGATGAGTTTGTCACGGCCCCCGCCTGGAATATTCACCAGTACGGTTATATGGGTGGTGCAAACCAGGGTAGCATGGGCGTTGCCTTTGGTGCACGTCGGCAGATCACCACCGCTGCCCCGCGTGTCCCCAGCTTggcggagaaagaaaagcggagaaaggaggaagaagaacggcaAGTTTTGGAAAAGCAGGAAGCAgagcgccagcgccagcagGAGCGcgaagcggaagaggagcgTGCTCGCATCGAGGAAGAGCGCcgctgggaggaggaaaccaACCGTCTGAGGGAGCAAGAGCGGCGTCAAGTCGAGGAGGAGCGCAAGCGTTGGGACGCGCAACAGCGcaaatgggaagaagaggaacggcAACGCCTGcgtgaagaaaaagaaacggaAGATAGGCTAGAACGCGAGCGACTTCAACGACGAGAGGCGCAAGACAGCCGTCTCAACGGACAGTTCCTCAGCCAGTACCAAGCCAGTCTACCAGCAGCATCTCCCGTTCCCCCAGTCTCCAGCGAGAACCGCGAGAGACAACGAATTCGCGAGCTCGAGCGCGAGCTAGAACGCGCCAAGGAGAGAGAACGCCAATATGAGCGTGAACGTCAAGATATTCAAGAACGGGCCACCAAATCGCCGCCTCGCAGTCCCcggccagcccagcccagctaCGACCTATCTTCCCTCGAGCAAGAGCGTCGCATGCTACGCACCGAATGGCAAAAGAACCACGACGAGCCACTCACAGAATCAGACATCCCCCCAAGCATGCCTCCCCGACCCCTCCCAGAGCCTGTCATCTCTGCCGAGGACAAACCATCCACGCCCCCTCGCCCCTTGCCCGACCCCACCGGAGCGAAGCCCCCTATGCCTCCACGACCCCTCCCCGATCCCACAAGCTacacccctccatcccaaaGCCCCTACACACAAGAGAGCCGGGTCGACCGATTCCTCGCTTCCAACCGACCCCCTGTTGCCCCGAAGCCCGCCGCCCACCGGCCCCAAGACTACACCACCACAGCGGAAGTAGACGCTGAGAATAGCCGTCGCGCCGCCGCTCaagagaagaccaaggccggTGGCTGGGCTTCCAAGTCCCTTCTGGAACGCGAGATGGAGCGCGAACGGGAACGTCAGCGCGAGTGGGAGGAAAACCAGCGCCAGACACAGGAGGCAGCAGCTAGGGCTGGGTCTTCTATTGCGGGCGCTAAGCGGCAGATTATTGGGCCGAGGCCACCTCCGTAA
- a CDS encoding uncharacterized protein (COG:S;~EggNog:ENOG410PM21) has protein sequence MAALEPLEADLPVHRPAKPIPFELAQHAAIFFEERLYTQAINFLLNILTSGTVASAPVYTPPVQQLALAATLLIHPSTTTRAKTTEEEEAPLAALRLLRLTNTLVGPISSKLNVAFSFNLPDSPRHTRRRPVTENIPPPSDLSSDDTKPLNLDLGQSLSLWSNAEDFWHVVGWAFNCSVRHRPRWTWWQVWLEYMCDVLESDWNEQFRQYKEAHTGNTISEQGPPPSPKKSRRKKTHHDDDPALQFLRESLIFRYIHGASTTYGPYRRIVRSIFADGGSTSRNEFREVFENELKYAKAHTSTSRKRSAQVNIDENEFGDYLTDDDPIEDGDYDDENKDINETDANSDEEAYPSVSTTSRSKRSREKPTPRRAPQPKRRGKSLAIGPNGINTPPGPYGGSAPSTGARVPIEELPTRHIPYMHGDVGFYGGMRSLGLRQRLLQLLSTVSQYLPDDFIPLEDLYHLYAENIRHLPLPVFQAFISPSTLPYLSGPAKTTLCEFLLFRMRETAAPDTDEEYLNQAKLEQCFLPYAASTKFIADNTKISIILESLIILLADNGMLRVTKSLREAVHRGVNRRFDRSEYQSRKHVQEAYRWADDIERAWLEESAERLQFLVLCILPFEGDATTA, from the exons ATGGCCGCTTTAGAACCGCTAGAGGCGGATCTGCCTGTTCATCGACCCGCCAAACCCATTCCATTCGAGCTAGCTCAACATGCAGCCATCTTCTTTGAAGAGAGACTCT ATACACAAGCTATCAATTTCCTACTGAATATCCTCACATCCGGTACCGTTGCCTCAGCGCCAGTATATACTCCACCCGTCCAGCAACTCGCCCTAGCCGCAACTCTCCTCATacacccctccaccactaCGCGCGCAAAAACaaccgaggaggaagaagcaccCCTGGCCGCACTGCGTCTGCTCCGACTGACCAATACCCTCGTCGGGCCCATCTCCTCGAAACTAAACGTCGCATTCTCTTTTAATCTCCCCGATTCCCCCCGCCATACAAGACGACGTCCCGTGACAGAGAATATCCCCCCACCCTCTGACCTGTCTTCCGATGATACGAAACCCTTGAACTTAGATCTCGGCCAGTCGCTTTCCCTGTGGTCCAACGCAGAAGACTTTTGGCATGTCGTTGGCTGGGCGTTTAACTGTTCTGTTCGCCATCGGCCCCGCTGGACGTGGTGGCAGGTCTGGCTTGAATACATGTGTGATGTTCTAGAAAGTGATTGGAACGAACAATTTCGACAGTATAAAGAGGCTCACACCGGAAACACCATTAGTGAACAGGGACCACCGCCCTCCCCGAAGAAGTCCCGAAGGAAGAAAACGCATCATGACGATGACCCAGCCCTCCAGTTTCTCAGAGAAAGCCTCATATTCCGTTACATTCACGGAGCTAGCACCACGTACGGTCCATACCGGCGCATTGTTCGCTCCATCTTTGCAGACGGTGGCTCGACCTCTCGCAACGAGTTTCGCGAAGTCTTCGAAAATGAACTCAAATACGCAAAAGCTCacacctccaccagcagaaAGCGCAGCGCGCAGGTCAACATCGATGAGAACGAGTTCGGCGACTACCTCACGGACGATGATCCGATCGAGGATGGAGACTATGACGATGAAAACAAGGATATCAATGAGACGGACGCCAATTCCGACGAGGAAGCATATCCGTCTGTTTCAACCACCAGCAGGTCCAAACGCTCTCGAGAAAAACCCACCCCTCGGCGCGCACCCCAGCCCAAGCGCAGAGGCAAATCACTCGCCATAGGCCCCAACGGCATCAATACACCCCCCGGCCCATACGGCGGCTCTGCCCCAAGCACTGGCGCTCGTGTGCCCATCGAAGAGCTCCCCACAAGACACATCCCCTACATGCACGGCGACGTCGGCTTCTACGGAGGCATGCGCTCGCTCGGTCTCCGACAACGACTCCTACAACTCCTATCCACAGTCTCCCAGTACCTCCCCGACGACTTCATCCCCCTCGAAGACCTCTACCACCTCTACGCCGAAAACATCCGTCACCTGCCCCTTCCTGTCTTCCAAGCCTTCATCAgcccctccaccctcccctaCCTCTCCGGCCCTGCCAAAACCACCCTCTGCgagtttcttctctttcgcATGCGCGAGACCGCCGCCCCCGACACCGATGAGGAATATCTCAACCAAGCGAAGCTGGAACAATGTTTCCTGCCTTACGCGGCCAGCACAAAATTCATAGCCGATAACACCAaaatctccatcatcctagAGTCACTGATCATCCTTCTCGCCGATAACGGCATGCTACGCGTCACGAAAAGTCTGCGAGAAGCTGTTCATAGGGGCGTTAATCGTCGATTCGACCGGTCCGAATACCAATCGCGGAAACATGTCCAGGAAGCTTACAGGTGGGCGGATGATATTGAGCGTGCgtggttggaggagagtgCGGAGCGGTTGCAATTTCTCGTGCTTTGTATTCTGCCGTTCGAGGGTGATGCCACTACTGCATGA
- a CDS encoding uncharacterized protein (COG:P;~EggNog:ENOG410PFYA;~InterPro:IPR004923;~PFAM:PF03239;~TransMembrane:5 (o19-40i78-99o111-130i137-157o227-246i);~go_component: GO:0016020 - membrane [Evidence IEA];~go_component: GO:0033573 - high-affinity iron permease complex [Evidence IEA];~go_function: GO:0005381 - iron ion transmembrane transporter activity [Evidence IEA];~go_process: GO:0034755 - iron ion transmembrane transport [Evidence IEA]) yields the protein MIGAFYGLGTDTFSSTEDIWEGVLGILASLIIAVMGAALLRVSKLQEKWRVKLTKALQHHRNTNTSRKGRVKMWLEKYVMFILPFITVLREGLEAVVYVGGVGLGLPATSFPLAVVVGLIAGCLVGYLIYRGGSESTMQFFLIVSTCFLYLVAAGLFSRGVWYFQNHAWNSIIGGDASETGSGPGSYDIRQSIWHVNCCNPELGGGGGWGIFNALLGWTNSATYGSVIGYNLFWLCVMLAYAAMLYRERRGAIRVIDPMIARYQAFKARVIATILRRPVEEENVEPVEQSGIFAESGKAKETGAGGPMSVREAEVRAA from the exons ATGATTGGGGCCTTTTACGGCCTAGGCACGGACACGTTCTCTAGCACCGAAGATATCTGGGAGGGTGTCCTAGGAATTTTAGCATCTCTCATCATTGCGGTCATGGGAGCAGCCCTATTGCGAGTGTCAAAACTCCAGGAGAAATGGCGGGTTAAGCTCACCAAGGCTCTTCAGCACCAccgcaacaccaacacctcGCGTAAGGGCCGTGTGAAGATGTGGCTCGAGAAATACGTCATGTTTATCTTGCCATTCATCACCGTACTTCGTGAAGGACTGGAGGCAGTGGTgtatgttggtggtgttggattGGGATTGCCGGCTAcctctttccctttggcGGTAGTGGTCGGTCTCATTGCAGGATGCTTAGTCGGATATCTGATTTATCG AGGAGGCAGCGAATCGACCATGCAATTTTTCTTAATTGTCTCGACCTGCTTCCTTTACTTGGTAGCCGCGGGCTTATTCTCCCGCGGTGTATGGTACTTCCAAAACCACGCATGGAACAGTATCATTGGCGGGGATGCCTCCGAAACGGGATCAGGCCCTGGGTCTTATGACATCCGACAGAGCATCTGGCACGTTAACTGCTGCAACCCCGAGTTGGGAGGTGGCGGCGGATGGGGCATTTTCAACGCCTTGCTGGGATGGACTAACTCAGCCACATACGGATCCGTTATCGGCTATAACCTATTCTGGCTCTGCGTGATGCTCGCCTATGCTGCGATGCTGTATCGGGAGCGGCGTGGTGCGATCCGCGTTATTGACCCGATGATTGCGCGCTACCAGGCGTTCAAGGCCCGGGTGATAGCAACCATTCTTCGTCGgccagtggaagaagagaacgtTGAGCCGGTGGAGCAGTCGGGGATTTTTGCAGAGAGTGGCAAGGCGAAGGAGACTGGTGCCGGAGGGCCCATGTCTGTGAGGGAAGCGGAGGTTAGGGCTGCGTAG